In the genome of Pseudanabaena mucicola str. Chao 1806, the window GCCACAGCAACGGTAAAGCCAAGCGGCTTAAAGCTTGCCTGCGCGACCCAAGAGGCTAACATTGCACTACGAGCACCACCCTTAGCTGCGGAAATAATATATAAACCACCTGCTAAGCGCCCCAAAGCTTTATCGAGATCAGCATCGATCGCCTTGAGTTGCTTGATATTTTGTTTACGAGTGAGCAACTGTCCTAAGTCAGTTCCCGCTTCGTCACAAACCTGATAGGTAGACTCATTAGGATTTTCTCGCACTCGAATAGGTGGAAAAGCATTAACCACACCGAGATCCTTAAAGCGATTATTCAATAAATCGATGGAAAAATCTTCGTTACCATGTGGCTCGTACAACCCAATTACTTGCTTTTCGGTTGCGGCTGCTAAGATTGCGCCGATCGCTGTTTCCACGCGACTATTGGATGCGGGAGGTGTGCATACGACTAAGCCCGAAGCATGACCCACTAGTTCGCGCAATTCCTGCAAATCAATCACCTTGAGATCTGCCATTTCCACGGCGACACCCGTTTTGGCTATCCCACGACCGATTGCTTGCGACAGGCGATCACAATAGCCATAGTCCGACACATAGCATACCACCACATTAGTTTCGCCCTTAGTTTGTGCTTGACTCCATTGGCGGTAGTTTTCAGTCAATTCCTTAACGTTGTAGCGCAGCAGGGGACCATGTCCATTAGCAACAATCTCTACTTGAGGCAACTCATCCATTCGCTTCATCGCCGAGATGACTGATCGCGCATTGGGAGCCATCAGGCATTCATAGTAAAAGCGGTAGTCGGGCGTAATCTTTTGTAAGTCCTCGTCGTAGGTTGCCTCGCTGCAATAGTGCATTCCAAAAATATCGCAAGTATACAAAATTGAGGTGGCATGGTCAAAGGTCATCATCGTATCTGGCCAGTGCAGATTCGGTGCATTCACAAACTGTAAAATGTGACCTTTACCGAGATCCACTTGATCGCCATTTTTGACCACTTGCTGTTTAAAAGGTCGGTTGATCAATTCACTCAGAAACTGTAATGCGACTTTGGTGGCTACGACGGTGACATTGGGGGCAAGTTCTAAAATTTCCTTAACCAGTCCGCTATGGTCTGGCTCCGTATGACTGATCACTAAGTAATCAATCTGAGAGGGATCGATCTGTTCCTTAAGAGTTTTAAGGTATAGTTCGCGAAACTTTGCGTGGGACGTGTCGACTAGGGCTAATTTTTCGCCACGAATGATATAGGAGTTATAAGTTGTCCCATTTTGTAAGCCAAACTCAATATCAAAGCGATCACGATCCCAATCTAGCGATCGAATGGTAGTCGTGTCCGCCGCAATTTCTGAAACCTGCAGGGTCAAGCGACGCTCAATAGGCTTCTCTAATATTTTGCTAATAGATGGAATGTCCGTAACAGCTACCACGCTTTTGCCTCCCTATCTCATTTTTTCTTCCTCTAGTCTAATCCCTACTTTTGGACAAGTCCAATTGAATGTACTAATTGATACTATAAGGACAGCGCAAAATTTGGATATTTGCTGGAGATTTATTTATCAAAGCTGCCACTATGTCTGATTTATATGTTTCTTGGGATGAATATCACGCCAAAATCGAAGGACTGGCAGCCCAAATTTATCAGTCACAATGGGAGTTTGACCAAATTCTCTGTCTGGCAAGGGGGGGCTTACGCATTGGCGATATCTTGTCGCGGATTTTTGATAAGCCTTTAGCAATTCTCTCGACTTCTTCCTATGGGGGCAAAAATTTTCAAGAACGTGGTGATCTAAAAATTGCCCATAGTATCACCATGACTACAGATACCCTCGGTAAGCGGATCTTGTTAGTGGATGATTTGGTGGATTCAGGTGTCACGTTGGCACAAATTCTTGAATGGCTTAAGCAACATCCAGAGTTTGCGATTACAGAAGTGCGATCGGCGGTTCTTTGGTTTAAGGCTTGTTCTATAGCTAAGCCCGATTATTATATCGACTTTTTATCCGACAATCCTTGGATTCATCAGCCTTTTGAGAAATATGAAAAGATTAATCCTAGCGATTTATAAAATCCCCATTTTTAGTTTGATAATTACTCAAAGCATGAATATATAGCATTCCTAAATCATTGGAATGTTTACAGGAATTAAGTTTTTTGAGCGTTTCAGTGACATCTTGGCGCGATATACCTTGCGGAAAGCTAGATAACAGGGCAACTCGCTTTTTAATCTTGCTGAGTCGTTCAGAATCGACATTGATATTGGCGAAGGTATCGACTTGGGCTAAGTCAGTTGATAGATGCTGCTTGAGTTGTACTAGTTGTTTGTAAAGGTTGTTTGCTGAGGTGAGTAAATGATTAGCGGCAATTACTTCGCTAACTTCAGGCGTATTAAAGGCAGTGGCGATCGCTACCCCATAGGCATCACGATCACCTGTGTGATCGTTCCAGAAAATATGCTGTTCTTGTTCGGCAATTACTGCGCCATTGGGGTCAAAATATTTGACTGTTAAACCTGTTAAAGCCTGTGGTTCAGTTTTTTTATCGCTACTTTGCCCTAATGTGATCGCATTAGCTTGATAGTCTTGACCTAGCTCAGCAATTCGTTTACTTAAGTCCTCCGCATACAAAATTTCTTGATGGGTATACAGGTCATGGGAATTTTCTTGCTGGCGATAGACTTCTTCTTGCAGATTTACATGCTCCATGTTTCGAGACTTGGCAAGACTTTGAATGAAGTCTACATACCCTGGCAAGATGGGATCGTCAAAAAGAGTGTCACCATAAACTGAAGCGCCCAGAGTATTTGCATCGGTGACATTAGCAATCTCACCGTCTGGATTTGCCAGATCGCCAACAAGTTTTTTGTTGAGATTTTTGAGGCGGCTTGCTTGTCTTAATAGCTGACTTTCACTGTTGGCATAGTAAATGACAATGTTTTCGGCTTTGTGCTGCTTAGGTCTGTCAATCCGTCCGATACGTTGCTCTAGAGTCATGGGATTCCAAGGCAAGTCGATATTAATTAAATAGTCAGCATCTTGGAGGTTTTGACCGACTGAGAGGGTTTCTGACCCGATTAGTACCATGACCTCATCGGATGGACTGGGGCGATCGCTAGGATTTTTGCAAGTGGCAACAGGGGCAAAGAGTCGAAATAGCTGTTGACGCTTAATACCGTTAGTTGGGCGATTGTATTTGATGAAGTTATGGGGGGCAAATTGAAGGGGACGAGTTGCGTTTTCGGGAAAGTAGGTTTTTGTGGAACCGATCGCCATACCGATACCTTGACTAGCGATCGCACTGTCCCTAGACATATGCAGATAGTAATCAAGGACAGTATCGGAAAAGGTGGAAATTAGTAATACTTTTTTGCCTTGGCTAATTAAGTTTTTGACTTGCTGCGTTACCTGTTCGCGTTTGTGGTCTTTGAGAAACTCATCAGCAAGCAAATTTTGGATCTGCTCCATCTGCTTTAAATCCTGTTCACAGGCGGCGAGCATCAGGTCATAGATTTGTTTAGCTTTTTCAGGATGATCGATGAGAGCATCAGTTGCTCTATCAATTTGGTTGCAAAGCTGTTGACGCTTAGTTTCTTTGCTAGTTTCAGGATCGTTATTTTCCTCCTCCTCCTCTTCTTCATAGTCTTCATCTTCCATGAAGAAATCTGCCTCATAGTTGAGTTGATAATCAAGTTCTATCTTTGTTTGTTTGCTAAAGCCGTAATGTTCAAGGAGAAAGTTATTTAACCCTTCAGCAGTGGGAGCATCAGCAATTTTTGCTAAGCGATCGCTCATTAATTTAATTCGCATCCTGAAATTAACAATGGTGCGGCGAAGAGCATACATACTTGATTCAGCACGTTGTAGGAAAAAACGCCTTTGGTTTTTTAGTAGCGATCGCTGTTCGGCTGTACCTGTGAAATAGCGCAATGGATCAGCAAAGGGGATATAGAGACTCGTCTCAAACTGAGTGAAGATCTGCTCTAGGGCTTTCTCGGTACTTGGTTCAAACTGAACAGGTAGCCACTCAGCAAGACGTTTAGCATAGACATTCATTTCGGGCATTGCCTCGCGCAACATTTGGCGAGTCCGTTGCAAAAAGAGTTGTTTATAGACGCGGCGAAATAGGTCAGTGCGATCGGTGAAATTTTCGACACCACTTTCGCGACTTTCAAACCATTGCGAAACTTCAGCAGGAAAGCCAACTTCTTTAAAGCCTTCAAGACGGGTTAAGAATGGACTGAGAATGTTGTAAATATCCTCGCGGCGATTATTCCAAGGCGTAGCAGTTAGTAATAGAAATTGTCTCTGTTTGCCATTGCGTTGATCTTGCTCACGGATTTGTAAACAGGTCTTATGGATGCGGTTGTTAAAGTTACGGATGCCTTCGTGAGCCTCATCAATGATTACCAAATCTGCGCCTTCAAAGCGATTGAACTCCTCTACAAATTTGCTTCCCTTTCGGCTCATTAGGTTTTTGTTAAATAGTTCATAGTCCTTACGGCGAAAACCTAGCTCAGACATTTCTCGTTCCCAGTTTGACCAGAGCTTTTGAGCCGCCACGATCGCAATTTTTGCTTGTCCGCATTGTTGTTCTTTTTGCTCTCGATAGAGATAGGCAACAGCCGCCGCTAAGCGAGTTTTGCCAAGTCCGACGGCATCGGCACAGACCGCAACCCCAAAGTCTTGCATTACCCTCAGACAATGCTGTGCGCCTGACTTTTGATGTTCATAGAGAATACTTTGGTTGATTAACTCATCGAGATAACTGTCCTGCTTGACCCGAAATTGGTTGGGGCGTTGTTTTGCCATCCAATAGAGAAAGTCATTAGGTGTGCCATATTCACCTGCGAGGATTTTTTCAATTGCCTCTTTAAAGCCAAGGATTTCAGGAAACTCAGGAACTTTAACAATATTGCTAACTTTGGGCGCGATCGCAGGATTAACTTTGTACTCTTCGCCTTTTTTATCCCTGACTCGAAAATCATTAAGAGTCTGAGGGGGATGATCTGCCGAGACTGCAACATCTGCTTTGATTAAGTCCTGAGTTTGGTCTGTAATCTTGACTTTGACTAGCGGATCGTCAATGACCGTAACTTGGGTAACTTGATCGAGGTTATCGCCAGTAATCTCGACTTTGGTAGTTTCACCAGAGGGCAACTGATCGGGGCTAATGGTTTTAATATTGGGCTTTTGGAATTGGGCGCGGCGATCGCGTTCGGCTCGGACTTGTTGCAAAAATTCCAAACTGATGTCAAAAGCTAGATCTTGACGATGCCATTCTTGATCGAATTGTTGGATGCTTTGAGCGATCGCCTCACGATCTAAATCATCCCAAGAATATAAAAAGGTGACGCTCTCAGCATTGCGAGAATGGGCAGCACGGGTGAAGTTGTCTGAGCCTTCATGGAGAATGTGGTTATCAAGGGAATCGCTAAAGATACCTGTTTTTTTGTGATAAACGGTGAAAGCTTGATCCATTTTGATCAGCTTAATTTGCAAAAACTCTAAACGGACAAGCTCCGCCAAAATCTCAGTATGGCTAAAGATGCTATCAGCAAGTCCTTTTAAAAATTCTTGGATTGTCCGTTGAGCAAATTTGGCTCGATAGTCGGGGTCTTGTAATTTTTCAAGTTCATTGAGATCAGACTTTTTAGAAAAGCCTTGCCAATCCATTAGTAATAGGATTTTGCCATCGGTTTGAATGATTGATTGTAGTGGCTCTTCATAAAATTTGAGGATACCACTGTCAAAGTTATAGGTGGATCGTCGATAAATAACGCTGCGCTCTAACATCTGGGCGATCGCAATATTATATTTTGCTAATTCATCGGGTAAGTTATAGCGGCGTTGAATGCCTTTGATCGCTCTGAGGCTACCTTCTAGTAATGCTGGTTCTTTGGTAACGCGATCGCGATTTAGGAACTTCTCAATGCTTTTGATATTGCCAATTCTTAGTAAGCTCGTGCTAGGGATATCCCCTTGTTTTTTGGGGAGATAGTAATAAATTTTTGCGTCTTGTAGGTCAATGCGAACGACAATATGGGTGTCTTTTTTGCTGCCTAGCCCGAAGAATGAGGCGATGTTTTTGAGTAGGCTATCAGCGTCACGGTGTTTGAAAACTAGCCAATATTGGTTATCTAGCCCTTTGATCGGATTGCCTTGGGGCGAATAGTAGGGGCGTTCTTTGCGTATTAGCTCGGCAATAACGTTTTCTAGCACTGGGGACTGGGGACTAGGTATAGACCCTTCTAATTTACTTTATATTTCAGGATATTTCAGGAATTGATTCATACCTTTTGAATGTTCAGTAAAAAGTAGTAGTGAGATCCTCTTCTTTGTATCTAGTGTCCCAAGATTGTTTTTTGACCTAAAAACAACTATATATATGGCTTTCCAACTCTTGATATAAGTGCGATCATAGTAACTGACGATAAAAATATATAAAAGTATTAACTCAAGAAAAAAGTTAGAACTTTATGTAAGTACTAAGGAGGGTATGTTATGACCCAAACTAAAGTTAAGCCTAACTACGTTGACCTCAAGACTTTATACGATCGCCTAAAGCAAATTGGCTTTAATCGGGACTTTGTAAAGAAAAAGTTATTGCCAGACTGGTGGGATAGCGATTTTGAAGCTACGCAAAGCGCAGTGGTAGAGGCTGCTGCCTATGTATCTCGCCGCACAAATTTAGATATGAGATCTTTGCTATATGCAGACTCAGAGCCTTTTTTTCAGGAATCAGGACACCATGAATTTAAGGTTAAACAAGGAACTCTCAAGAATGAACTACAAGTAGCTCAAAATCTGTGCGATCGCGTTGCTGAAATTGTTTCCTATGCTTGCACTACAGATAAAGCTAGTCTAGTTAATTTGAGCGCTCAAGAGGTAAGGAAACAAATCCTTAGCTCATTTCCAACAGTCACGATGGAAGGGCTATTAGACTTCTGTTGGAAAAATGGTATACCTACTGTCCATGTAAATAAATTTCCTAAGAATCAGAAAAAATTTGATGGTATGGTTGGCTACTTTTATGAGCGACCTGTAATTACAATTTGTCAAAAACGTAAATCTGCTGCATGGCTATCTTTTACCATTGCCCATGAGCTAGGACATATTCTCAAAGGGCATATTACAGAATATGCAATTGTCGATGAGAAAATAAGACCTAATGAAAGTGAAGTTAATGAAAGAGAGGGAATTGATGATCGAGAAATTGAAGCCAATGAGTTTGCCCTAGAGGTTTTATTTGGACAAAAAGACGCAAATTATTATTTGTCAGCAAATCTCTCTAGTAGTGATTTGATTGAGTATGCAAAACAATGCTCTTTAGAAGAATCTGCAAATCCTAGTGCTGTAGTGCTTAACTATGCTTGGTATAAAGAAAAAGTTGCTATTACAAAGAAGGAAAAGGAAATAACTTGGGCTGTTGCACAAACTGCACTACATCATTTTGAACCTAATAGTAATGCTCCAGTTGCGATCAATGACTACTTACAGCAATATTTAGATCTGGAGAATCTTAGTTATGACAATCGAGATTATCTCGAACAAATGACTGCTGAAGAGGTCTAGGCTTGGCTATCACCTGTTTTATTGATATTGATGCGATTGGTAAGTTAGTAGCTTTTAACCTTTTCTGGGAAGTTCTTTCTGTTCTGGATATAAATATATCTGATCTCAGAGTATTGGAGAGTGCTAAGCCTAGATTCAAGAAAAATAAGGATATGCGAAAGCTTTACGGTGCAGAGGTTTGTGATACTGCGATCGATATTCTAGAGGCTTGTCAAACTGTTCCTGCGGAAGAGATAGAAGAGTTTCATAATATTAAGTTGGAAAAACTTGACCCAGGCGAACGTTTTCTGATATCGGCGGCTATTCAGGAGGGAGCTTTTTTATTTACGACTGGTGATAAAAACTGCTTACAGGCACTTGCAAATGAACCAAGTCTAGAGAATATCGCTAAGCAATTGCAAGGACGAACAATTTGCGTAGAACAGTTTATATATAAGCTGATTGAGCTTCAAGGATTTGCTTGGGTACAGTCGAGAATTTTGGCGGCTCCAGAATGTGACAAGGCAATCAAGATTGCTTTCGGTTGGTCAGAGCCAGTGAGTGAGTCAGTAGCTTTAGAAAATTTACAAAGCTATATCAATGATGTGCAGTTGCGATCGCAAGGTTTATTAGCAGATTTATAAATTTACTCAATGGGAAAGCTGGGAATAGCAGCATCGATCGCATTCATAATCTGCATGGTTTCAGAGAGTGCGACGATGATTTTTTGATAGTGGTTGAGGTCTGCGGGGCTGAGTTGCCGACCTTTGCGGTCTTTGAGCCATTTGTGACAAACTTGATAGCCACCGACATAAAATTCCCAAACGCTTTGGGGTACTCCTGTAAATCTGTCGCCTTTTTTGTTAATGATGACTTCGCCGCCCTCACCCCCTGCCCCTCTCCCAGTGGGCGAGGGGAGAAATTTGGGATGTCCTGCATCAACGATAAATTCGCCGCCTTTATCGATGATTTGCAGATCCCCCCTGCCCCCCTTAGTAAGGGGGGTGTCCGATAGGACGGGGGGATCGAGTTTGGGTGATTTCATCAGGTGCAATGCAACCAATTCTTCGCCATATCCGCCAAGTTTGCGGAATAGCTGATCGCTGCTGGTGAGGGGGACGCGGGGAAAGTCGATTTTTAGAAATTCGGCGTAACGGGTGCGATAGGTTGGGGAATGGAAGATTGCATAAATGTAATAGAAGATTGCTTCTGGGGTTGGGGTATAGCCAAGTTTGTTGGTTATTTCTGTTAGAAATTCATCAGAGAAATTTGGGCGGCGTTGTTGTTCTGTTGTAGATGTTTGAGGATTGTTTTTGTCAGGATAGAGATAAAGAGGAAAATTATAATTACCTTCTCTTGTTTTATTGGATAAAGTACAACTTTCAGCTACAGTGCTTGATACACCAGTATGCTGCCATTCTGATGTTCCGATTTGTCTAGGAACTAATAAACAAAGATTTTCTCTTTCAGCAACATGATCTACAAGCTCACGCCTAGGATAGTCCATCATTACTGTACTAAAGTAACAATATCTTTGATCGAATGGACGATAATCACACTTAATTAACCATTGCTCCCAGTCAATATCCTTTTGTATTTGCTTTCTAGCATCTTTAAGATGCCAATCTCGATTATCTTTTACGTCATATTTTTCTTGAATTTCTTGATCTGATATGTCTGGATTTCTAAGGTCATCTAATCTTTGCTGAATTGCTGCTAAATCAAAATCAATTGCAAAATTATCTCTATGAGTTTGAAAGCCTAAAACATTGACAGTCATAGCTTCCGTGATTTTCCAATATGACTGAAACTCACCTAATAAATCATTATCTTGTGGAATAAACAAATGAAAAGGCTTTTGAAGTTCTACTTCTTT includes:
- a CDS encoding diflavin flavoprotein: MSKILEKPIERRLTLQVSEIAADTTTIRSLDWDRDRFDIEFGLQNGTTYNSYIIRGEKLALVDTSHAKFRELYLKTLKEQIDPSQIDYLVISHTEPDHSGLVKEILELAPNVTVVATKVALQFLSELINRPFKQQVVKNGDQVDLGKGHILQFVNAPNLHWPDTMMTFDHATSILYTCDIFGMHYCSEATYDEDLQKITPDYRFYYECLMAPNARSVISAMKRMDELPQVEIVANGHGPLLRYNVKELTENYRQWSQAQTKGETNVVVCYVSDYGYCDRLSQAIGRGIAKTGVAVEMADLKVIDLQELRELVGHASGLVVCTPPASNSRVETAIGAILAAATEKQVIGLYEPHGNEDFSIDLLNNRFKDLGVVNAFPPIRVRENPNESTYQVCDEAGTDLGQLLTRKQNIKQLKAIDADLDKALGRLAGGLYIISAAKGGARSAMLASWVAQASFKPLGFTVAVAKDRAIESFMQVGDRFVLNVLEEGNYSKLMQHFLKRFAPGADRFEGVKTQISNSGAPILTEALAFMECEVMSRMECADHWIIYAIAEEGRVSKPDALTAAHHRKIGNHY
- a CDS encoding type ISP restriction/modification enzyme; this encodes MSDIQHAHLYGMREAKYDWLSTHDVNSTDWKEVELQKPFHLFIPQDNDLLGEFQSYWKITEAMTVNVLGFQTHRDNFAIDFDLAAIQQRLDDLRNPDISDQEIQEKYDVKDNRDWHLKDARKQIQKDIDWEQWLIKCDYRPFDQRYCYFSTVMMDYPRRELVDHVAERENLCLLVPRQIGTSEWQHTGVSSTVAESCTLSNKTREGNYNFPLYLYPDKNNPQTSTTEQQRRPNFSDEFLTEITNKLGYTPTPEAIFYYIYAIFHSPTYRTRYAEFLKIDFPRVPLTSSDQLFRKLGGYGEELVALHLMKSPKLDPPVLSDTPLTKGGRGDLQIIDKGGEFIVDAGHPKFLPSPTGRGAGGEGGEVIINKKGDRFTGVPQSVWEFYVGGYQVCHKWLKDRKGRQLSPADLNHYQKIIVALSETMQIMNAIDAAIPSFPIE
- a CDS encoding phosphoribosyltransferase, producing the protein MSDLYVSWDEYHAKIEGLAAQIYQSQWEFDQILCLARGGLRIGDILSRIFDKPLAILSTSSYGGKNFQERGDLKIAHSITMTTDTLGKRILLVDDLVDSGVTLAQILEWLKQHPEFAITEVRSAVLWFKACSIAKPDYYIDFLSDNPWIHQPFEKYEKINPSDL
- a CDS encoding helicase-related protein codes for the protein MLENVIAELIRKERPYYSPQGNPIKGLDNQYWLVFKHRDADSLLKNIASFFGLGSKKDTHIVVRIDLQDAKIYYYLPKKQGDIPSTSLLRIGNIKSIEKFLNRDRVTKEPALLEGSLRAIKGIQRRYNLPDELAKYNIAIAQMLERSVIYRRSTYNFDSGILKFYEEPLQSIIQTDGKILLLMDWQGFSKKSDLNELEKLQDPDYRAKFAQRTIQEFLKGLADSIFSHTEILAELVRLEFLQIKLIKMDQAFTVYHKKTGIFSDSLDNHILHEGSDNFTRAAHSRNAESVTFLYSWDDLDREAIAQSIQQFDQEWHRQDLAFDISLEFLQQVRAERDRRAQFQKPNIKTISPDQLPSGETTKVEITGDNLDQVTQVTVIDDPLVKVKITDQTQDLIKADVAVSADHPPQTLNDFRVRDKKGEEYKVNPAIAPKVSNIVKVPEFPEILGFKEAIEKILAGEYGTPNDFLYWMAKQRPNQFRVKQDSYLDELINQSILYEHQKSGAQHCLRVMQDFGVAVCADAVGLGKTRLAAAVAYLYREQKEQQCGQAKIAIVAAQKLWSNWEREMSELGFRRKDYELFNKNLMSRKGSKFVEEFNRFEGADLVIIDEAHEGIRNFNNRIHKTCLQIREQDQRNGKQRQFLLLTATPWNNRREDIYNILSPFLTRLEGFKEVGFPAEVSQWFESRESGVENFTDRTDLFRRVYKQLFLQRTRQMLREAMPEMNVYAKRLAEWLPVQFEPSTEKALEQIFTQFETSLYIPFADPLRYFTGTAEQRSLLKNQRRFFLQRAESSMYALRRTIVNFRMRIKLMSDRLAKIADAPTAEGLNNFLLEHYGFSKQTKIELDYQLNYEADFFMEDEDYEEEEEEENNDPETSKETKRQQLCNQIDRATDALIDHPEKAKQIYDLMLAACEQDLKQMEQIQNLLADEFLKDHKREQVTQQVKNLISQGKKVLLISTFSDTVLDYYLHMSRDSAIASQGIGMAIGSTKTYFPENATRPLQFAPHNFIKYNRPTNGIKRQQLFRLFAPVATCKNPSDRPSPSDEVMVLIGSETLSVGQNLQDADYLINIDLPWNPMTLEQRIGRIDRPKQHKAENIVIYYANSESQLLRQASRLKNLNKKLVGDLANPDGEIANVTDANTLGASVYGDTLFDDPILPGYVDFIQSLAKSRNMEHVNLQEEVYRQQENSHDLYTHQEILYAEDLSKRIAELGQDYQANAITLGQSSDKKTEPQALTGLTVKYFDPNGAVIAEQEQHIFWNDHTGDRDAYGVAIATAFNTPEVSEVIAANHLLTSANNLYKQLVQLKQHLSTDLAQVDTFANINVDSERLSKIKKRVALLSSFPQGISRQDVTETLKKLNSCKHSNDLGMLYIHALSNYQTKNGDFINR
- a CDS encoding ImmA/IrrE family metallo-endopeptidase; this encodes MTQTKVKPNYVDLKTLYDRLKQIGFNRDFVKKKLLPDWWDSDFEATQSAVVEAAAYVSRRTNLDMRSLLYADSEPFFQESGHHEFKVKQGTLKNELQVAQNLCDRVAEIVSYACTTDKASLVNLSAQEVRKQILSSFPTVTMEGLLDFCWKNGIPTVHVNKFPKNQKKFDGMVGYFYERPVITICQKRKSAAWLSFTIAHELGHILKGHITEYAIVDEKIRPNESEVNEREGIDDREIEANEFALEVLFGQKDANYYLSANLSSSDLIEYAKQCSLEESANPSAVVLNYAWYKEKVAITKKEKEITWAVAQTALHHFEPNSNAPVAINDYLQQYLDLENLSYDNRDYLEQMTAEEV